The sequence TTCTTGTTTAGTTTTACCGCACATTTTACAGAAGGCTTCATTTACTAAAAGCGTTATTCCTTTTTCATCCACCAGCCGCATTCCATCAAAAGAATTTTCCCAAACTTGCCTAAATTGAACTTCTGATTTTCTTAAAGTTACTTCGGCATTTTTGCGTTCAGAAATATCTCGTAGTGTAACAAGGTAGTCTTTATAGCCGAGCCAATCTATCCTGGTAATTAAAATCTCGGTGGTTACAACCTTATCATTTATGCATATTTCAAATTCTACTGGTTTATCGCAGGACAAAGGATATTGAAAAGTTTGCCCTATCAATTCAGTTGGGGATTTGGTTTCTGGATTTCTAAGAAGTTTTTCCGCAGCCGGATTCGTAAATCTAATTATTCCATTTTTATCAACTATAACTATTCCGTCAGAAATTCTTTCAATAAGAATCCGGTATATTTTTTCTCTTTCCAATAAAGTTTTTTCACATCTATTCCTTTCAGTTATATCCTCACCAATACTTGTAATACCAATTATTTCATCTTCCGAATTTCTTTGAATAGTGTTATTCCAGGAAATTAACTTTTGTAAACCATCCCGCGTTATTATTTCACTTTCTGTTTGATGCGGAACTAATCCCTGTCTAATAGCTTCTATATAAGTATCCTTGTATTTTGCGTCGGCATTAACAAAAATATCAAACCAATTCTTGTCGAGTACATCTTCATTTTTCCATCCGGTTGCTTTCAAAAGAGTGGAATTACAAAATTTAATACAACCATCAGGAGTAAAGTTAACAGCAAATAACCTTAGGTTATCCAATATTTCATAAAAATGTTTAGATGATTCCAAGAAACAGTTAGCCTGCTCAGTTTTGCTGAAGGTGCTTCGTAAATCATTCATTATCTTTATCCGCCTCTATAAAACCTTTTGGGTAGTCTATTATCGATTAAAATCCTTAATAACTTTATTGTAATTTGCATTAAACCCAAAATTCATATAATTCAACAAATCCATTCTGCCCGATTTACCTTCAATTTCAATTAAAATGATAAGAATTTACTTTTCTATTAATAAAATTATTTGCGTTAATTGAATAAGAATGTAAATTTCGGAAGCAAATATAAATTATTCGGACTGAACATGCGCATTATAAAATTTTTGGAAGGAAAACAAATTTACCTTCGCCCTTTAAAGGAAAATGATTTGGAATTGGTTGAATTCGGTAAAAATAACCCGGATGTTAGAGAAACACTTTTTCTTTTTGCTCCGATGACAACTGAGCAGGTGAAAGCGGAATTAAACCAATGGTCAAGCAGTAAAGAAATTATGCTTTTCACTATTTGCCGCCAGCAAGATGACGTTGCCGTTGGACAAACTGCATTAGTAAGAATTGACTATGTAAGTCGTGCGGCGGTTTTTTATGTCGCTATTTACGATCCACAATTTTGGTCTAAAGGATATGGAAGCGAAGCTACCAGGATGATGTTAAAATTTTCTTTCGATATTCTTAACCTTAATCGAGTTCAACTGCACGTTTGTGTAGATAATACAAAAGGAGTGGCTGCATATAAAAAGGCTGGATTCAAAGTGGAAGGAACATTAAGAAAAGCAATGTATCATAAAAACAAATACATAGATTTTTATGTAATGGGAATTTTGCGGGAAGAATTCTATAAAAGAAAAAAATAATTATTGCTGGAAGCTAAGTTTTTATCAACCAGTTTAGAATAAGCCAGGGATTAATAATGAATTTATTAAAAAATTTTTATTCGAAATGTGGAACCATCTTTATTTACACTGCCTTGTTTTGCTCTCTAACCATAGCCCAGACTAACGAAAGAAAGGAAATTAAAATTCCAGACATCTCCGGCTATTTAACGCTCAAATGCGATTTTCACAGTCACACAGTTTTTTCTGATGGCGACATTTGGCCCGATTTACGAGTTGAGGAAGCGTGGGCTGAAGGTTTAGATGCAATTGCTATAACGGATCATATCGAATATCAACCGCACAAAAAAGATATGGTTAGAAATCTGAATAGATCTTACGAAATCGCTTCGGAGTATGCTGATAAATTTAACATCATTGTAATAAAAGGATCCGAGATTACCAGGAAAATGCCACCAGGACATTTAAATGCACTTTTCTTAAAAGATTCAAATCCGTTAGACACCGCTGACTTTAGAGTTGCAATTAAATCGGCAAAGGATCAAGGTGCATTTGTTCAATGGAACCATCCATTCTGGCAGGGAACAATTTTTCCAAAGAAAGAGGGAAAGGTTGATTGGTTTCCAGAACATCAAGAGTTTTATGATAACGGCTGGCTAAATGGAATTGAAGTTGTAAATGAACGTGATTATTATCCAGATGTTTTTAGGTGGTGCTTAGAAAAGAACTTAACAATGCTTGGCAATTCGGATATTCATTCACCAAGCGCATATTTCTATAATTTACCCAAGGGAGATCATCGTCCGTTCACTTTAGTTTTTGCTAAAGAAAGAACCGCCGAAGGAATTAAGGAAGCGTTGATAGAACATCGCACTGCGGTTTTTTTTAGCGATACGTTGTTGGGAAAGGAAGAATTTTTAAAACCAATTTTCAAGAAATCTATTGAGATAATAACACCCAAAATTGAAACCTTAAAAGGAAAAGCATTTTACATTCAAATTGCTAACAACTCAGATATTCCATTTAAATTAACTTCCGCAGAAAGCAATAACGATTTTGAATTTGAGCAATCAATTGCTCTTCCAGCTCAGCGGGTTGTTCGGTTATATGTAAAACCAAAATCTAAAGACCTTGTTGGAAAGAAAAACTTAGTGCTTCCATATAAAATTAAAAACCTGCTTATATCTCCAACTGAAAATTTAACAGCAGAAATTAATTGTGAGGTTGAAATAAAAGAAAAATAGCATCTCAAATTTTTCCCCAAAATTATCCGTGTCTGTAGTTGAAAGATAAATTACTACTAAAGAAATAGGATTGACTTAAAACGGTTATCCTACATTTGCAACCATTTAAAAACTATTAATGTTATTATCTATAAGATCGAAGATTTTTCTGCTGTTGTATTGCAGCAAATAGTTTTATAAGTTAGCATCGATTTTAAACTAACATTTTGAATTGTGGATTTTGATATGAATAAATATATGCTCGACATTGATTTACCTACGCTTACACATGAATTTATTTCTTTAATTCCAAGCCAGATTTCTCTTACCAACAAACTAATGAAAGCAGGGAAAGTATCAAGCTATACTCTATCGGTGGATAGAACTAAGCTTTGGGTAATGATTGATGCTGAATCTGAACCAGAAGCAATCGAAATTTTTACATCATCACCATTATCCGAATCCCAGAAATGAGTTACCGTAGGTGTCCATCCATTAAAGGCACCTCCAAAACCCCAAATCGGATCATCTAGATCTTCTCTTTCCGCTGCAACTCCTATATATCCGGTTGACCATGGTTGATTATCATCGCCAGCTCCCATAAAAGAAAGACCAATTCTATCTCTAAGTTCAGGAATCGGACCTTTTTCATTTTCTAAATAGTAATAAGCCTGTTTTACAACATATTGGTGTACAGGTGCATCGTGTGCAAAAGTTGTTTTGAGCAAAATAATTGTAAAAAAAGAAATTAGTAAGTATAATCTAGTTGAATTCATTTTTTCTCCTTTCCTTGTTGATTATAATATGTTTATTATGGTTATAGATTACTCTCTCCTATTTAATTTCCTATATTAATTTCGATTCCAAACAAGTAACTAAAAAAAGAATAATTAAACCTTAAGATTTCTGCTCCCGTTTGATAACTAATCGTTGACAATAAATTAACTCTATCATTACAAAGTGGTATATTTAATTTTAAGTCTGTTCCAAAAGTAAAAACAGTATTTGTTGCTCTGGTAATATTTTCAAATGATATTGAAGGTCCAAGCAAGAGTGAAACACTATACATTTTAAATAATGAGAAATCTAACTCCAGTTTCAGCCCTTTACTGTTAATAGTTTCGGAGGGTATCTGTACAACAACAGTATTAATCTCTTTTATTTTTGATTTCCAGTAGGTAAAAGCTATTATAGAATGAACCTCATCCGATAAATTAAATTTCAGATATGCTTCAAAAAAAACACCTCTATTGAAATCAGAACTATTTTGATTCAAATTTGGAGAATGAGAGC comes from Ignavibacteriales bacterium and encodes:
- a CDS encoding GNAT family protein, producing MRIIKFLEGKQIYLRPLKENDLELVEFGKNNPDVRETLFLFAPMTTEQVKAELNQWSSSKEIMLFTICRQQDDVAVGQTALVRIDYVSRAAVFYVAIYDPQFWSKGYGSEATRMMLKFSFDILNLNRVQLHVCVDNTKGVAAYKKAGFKVEGTLRKAMYHKNKYIDFYVMGILREEFYKRKK
- a CDS encoding Sb-PDE family phosphodiesterase; translated protein: MNLLKNFYSKCGTIFIYTALFCSLTIAQTNERKEIKIPDISGYLTLKCDFHSHTVFSDGDIWPDLRVEEAWAEGLDAIAITDHIEYQPHKKDMVRNLNRSYEIASEYADKFNIIVIKGSEITRKMPPGHLNALFLKDSNPLDTADFRVAIKSAKDQGAFVQWNHPFWQGTIFPKKEGKVDWFPEHQEFYDNGWLNGIEVVNERDYYPDVFRWCLEKNLTMLGNSDIHSPSAYFYNLPKGDHRPFTLVFAKERTAEGIKEALIEHRTAVFFSDTLLGKEEFLKPIFKKSIEIITPKIETLKGKAFYIQIANNSDIPFKLTSAESNNDFEFEQSIALPAQRVVRLYVKPKSKDLVGKKNLVLPYKIKNLLISPTENLTAEINCEVEIKEK